The Candidatus Binatia bacterium genome contains the following window.
GACGGTGCGCCCGCCCTCGCGGATGGCGAACCGAAGCTCCTTCTCCATCGCGATCGGCGTGATCAGCTCCACCGCCATCTCCACGTTGTCTCCCGGCATCACCATCTCCCGTCCCTCC
Protein-coding sequences here:
- the tuf gene encoding elongation factor Tu (EF-Tu; promotes GTP-dependent binding of aminoacyl-tRNA to the A-site of ribosomes during protein biosynthesis; when the tRNA anticodon matches the mRNA codon, GTP hydrolysis results; the inactive EF-Tu-GDP leaves the ribosome and release of GDP is promoted by elongation factor Ts; many prokaryotes have two copies of the gene encoding EF-Tu), with the protein product EGREMVMPGDNVEMAVELITPIAMEKELRFAIREGGRTVGAGVVAEITE